From Acidobacteriota bacterium, a single genomic window includes:
- a CDS encoding CHAT domain-containing protein — protein MFARAFRASASAAKPLSGSLRVFWLLAFFSVALSAGWRVNSNAQTGAANQSQTNAAPLVTLELGKPIERELAGGQRHGYQVKLEAGQYLRVVAEQRGVDVVLSMFKPDGTKSFEIDSPNGTEGEESIATAADIAGIYLIEVTAPDTKVKPGKYQIQVGELRKLTEEELKLPSLLQSIKREMAGGQSHDYSLALGADEYLYFFAKQNNLDVMLTIFDPYGNRLARFDNTYGARLSQDLMFVTTVAGVYRLEVKAVEKEAKAGSYELRIVDWHFATPRDRDLAEAEKCFNEEGFLREEIKFNEAMLAAEKALALYEKIYGSEHVMVANALQSLAFIHHERGELAKSEQCFLREIKIREKIDGPKSIWIVRLSYHLANLYLDMGEYTRAEQFYQRALDLRKNFSYERLYPARAAILNGLALAYRNMGSYEKAEPLFQSSQETFAKLGGPENSENLDRAYVFNNLGVLYHWKGDVEKAVAAYERSLGMMEKVESIDVVAPLSGLARIYTDKQNYDRAEPLYQRALAIRTKSHGADGYSTAFVLRDFAQMYGAQGNYDQASSFYQRSIEIFERLLGPEHPDLAGSLLGLAKVERDHGNLREALALFEQGVEITEKNFRKNLGAGSEQQKLNYLARFNPLINDAITLHARYAPGDTQARRMALTSLLRFKGRGLDEMTDTIAFLRRSTRQEDQTLLEQLASARSRLAVLTLRGPEERTMTIYRALLIQLGEEIDRLESELSSKSDEIRARLQPVTLAAVQAALPAESAVVEFALYSPMKRLTRQQDAHYLAYVLSSRDEPRWVELGEAAVIDQAVDQLRQSLCRQQPGESRCRPLSLSETRASARKLDELVMRPIRRLLGAARHVLISPDGALNLVPFAALVDEHNSYLTEHYSFTYLTSGRDLLRLQIQQPDSNSAAVLVAAPAFDSATGGTVMAQVKAEQARDIIKHPASGQQPNVISQSVSMAQLSFPPLPGTAAEVETLKKLLPQADLLLGPQATEAALKQLHRPRILHIATHGFFLKDLALPDAPHGPNGSFSEALASAPSAPTNGEKIENPLLRSGLALAGANRHQGDEDGILTALEAVGLDLWGTKLVALSACNTGVGEIKNGDGVYGLRRAFVLAGSETQVMSLWSVSDQGTKELMVAYYKRLLHGEGRGEALRQVQLQLLKQPKRRHPYYWASFIQSGEWANLDGRR, from the coding sequence ATGTTCGCTCGTGCTTTTCGTGCTTCAGCTTCTGCGGCCAAGCCGTTGTCGGGTTCGTTGCGTGTGTTTTGGCTGCTGGCGTTTTTCAGTGTTGCGCTGAGTGCGGGTTGGCGGGTGAACAGCAACGCGCAGACCGGGGCGGCAAACCAGTCGCAAACGAATGCCGCACCTTTGGTTACATTGGAACTGGGAAAGCCGATTGAGCGTGAGTTGGCGGGCGGGCAAAGACATGGTTATCAAGTCAAGCTCGAAGCCGGACAATACTTGCGCGTGGTAGCCGAGCAGCGTGGAGTTGATGTAGTGCTGTCAATGTTCAAGCCTGATGGCACAAAATCTTTTGAGATTGATAGCCCTAATGGAACCGAGGGAGAGGAAAGTATTGCGACTGCCGCTGATATTGCAGGTATTTATCTTATTGAAGTAACAGCGCCTGACACAAAGGTTAAGCCGGGCAAATATCAAATACAGGTTGGCGAATTACGAAAGTTGACTGAAGAGGAATTGAAACTTCCCAGCCTGCTTCAGTCAATCAAGCGTGAAATGGCAGGAGGGCAATCGCACGACTACAGTCTGGCATTAGGCGCTGATGAATATCTTTATTTCTTCGCGAAACAAAACAATTTAGATGTCATGTTGACAATCTTCGACCCGTACGGAAATCGGCTTGCCCGCTTTGATAACACCTACGGTGCAAGGCTTTCACAAGACCTCATGTTTGTAACTACTGTGGCGGGCGTTTATCGGCTTGAAGTGAAAGCAGTCGAGAAAGAGGCAAAAGCTGGTAGCTATGAACTGAGGATTGTTGACTGGCATTTTGCGACACCAAGAGATCGCGATCTAGCGGAAGCAGAAAAATGTTTCAACGAAGAAGGCTTTTTGCGTGAAGAAATAAAGTTCAATGAGGCGATGCTGGCAGCAGAAAAAGCCTTGGCGTTATACGAGAAAATTTACGGCTCGGAACATGTCATGGTTGCGAATGCGCTTCAGTCGCTGGCATTTATTCATCACGAGCGTGGGGAGTTGGCAAAGTCCGAACAATGCTTTCTGCGTGAGATCAAAATACGCGAGAAAATAGACGGTCCAAAATCCATTTGGATTGTGAGGCTCTCTTATCACTTGGCAAACTTATATCTCGACATGGGGGAATACACACGGGCCGAGCAGTTTTATCAGCGTGCGTTAGACTTGCGGAAAAACTTCTCTTATGAGCGGCTTTATCCGGCACGGGCGGCAATTCTGAATGGCCTGGCCTTGGCTTACCGCAACATGGGTAGTTATGAAAAAGCCGAGCCGCTATTTCAAAGTTCTCAGGAGACCTTTGCCAAACTCGGTGGCCCAGAAAACTCGGAGAACCTTGATAGAGCTTATGTGTTCAACAACCTTGGAGTTCTGTATCACTGGAAAGGCGACGTTGAAAAAGCTGTGGCCGCTTACGAGCGTTCTCTCGGGATGATGGAGAAGGTTGAAAGCATTGATGTCGTTGCCCCGCTCAGCGGCCTCGCCCGCATCTACACCGACAAACAAAATTACGATCGGGCTGAGCCTCTTTATCAACGTGCCTTGGCGATTCGAACTAAGTCTCACGGTGCTGATGGGTATAGCACGGCTTTCGTCTTGAGAGACTTTGCGCAAATGTACGGCGCGCAGGGAAACTACGACCAAGCCAGTTCGTTCTATCAGCGCTCCATCGAAATCTTTGAGCGACTGCTCGGCCCCGAACACCCGGACTTGGCTGGAAGTTTACTCGGACTTGCCAAGGTGGAGCGAGACCATGGAAACCTGCGCGAAGCTTTGGCGTTGTTCGAGCAGGGTGTTGAGATCACCGAGAAAAACTTTAGGAAGAATCTGGGTGCCGGATCAGAACAGCAGAAATTGAACTATCTGGCGCGCTTCAATCCCCTCATCAATGACGCCATCACGCTCCACGCCCGCTATGCTCCCGGCGACACACAAGCGCGCCGTATGGCGTTGACCAGTCTACTTCGTTTCAAAGGACGCGGGCTGGACGAGATGACCGACACCATCGCCTTCTTGCGTCGTAGCACGCGGCAGGAAGATCAGACATTGCTGGAGCAACTCGCTTCCGCCCGCTCCCGGCTGGCCGTGCTAACCTTGCGCGGGCCGGAAGAGCGTACAATGACGATCTATCGTGCATTGCTCATTCAATTGGGAGAAGAAATTGATCGATTGGAAAGCGAGTTGAGTTCCAAAAGCGACGAAATTCGCGCACGGCTACAACCAGTTACACTGGCGGCTGTGCAAGCCGCCCTACCCGCTGAGTCGGCTGTTGTCGAGTTCGCGCTTTATTCGCCAATGAAAAGGCTGACACGGCAGCAGGACGCGCATTACTTGGCATACGTTCTTTCATCTCGAGACGAACCACGCTGGGTCGAACTCGGCGAAGCAGCGGTTATTGACCAAGCGGTAGACCAACTCCGGCAATCGCTTTGCCGCCAACAACCCGGCGAATCACGCTGCCGTCCGTTAAGTCTGAGCGAAACCCGTGCTAGTGCTCGCAAACTGGATGAGTTAGTAATGCGCCCGATCCGCAGATTGTTGGGCGCGGCCAGACATGTGCTCATCTCTCCTGACGGGGCGCTCAACCTTGTCCCATTCGCCGCGTTAGTTGATGAGCACAATAGCTACCTGACGGAGCATTATTCATTTACCTATTTGACCAGCGGGCGCGATTTACTGCGTTTGCAAATTCAGCAACCAGATAGCAACTCCGCCGCTGTGTTGGTTGCTGCGCCGGCTTTCGATAGCGCGACAGGCGGGACTGTCATGGCGCAAGTGAAAGCCGAGCAGGCGCGCGACATCATCAAACATCCCGCGAGCGGTCAACAACCGAACGTCATCAGTCAAAGCGTCAGCATGGCGCAACTCAGTTTTCCGCCATTGCCTGGTACTGCGGCGGAAGTTGAAACCTTGAAAAAGCTCCTACCACAAGCTGACCTGCTACTCGGTCCGCAAGCTACCGAAGCGGCGTTGAAACAATTGCACCGTCCGCGCATTCTGCATATCGCCACACATGGTTTCTTCCTGAAAGACCTTGCGCTGCCAGATGCGCCGCACGGCCCGAACGGTTCGTTTAGCGAGGCATTGGCGAGTGCGCCAAGTGCGCCAACGAATGGCGAGAAGATTGAAAATCCGTTGCTGCGCTCTGGGCTGGCGCTGGCCGGTGCCAACCGGCATCAAGGCGACGAAGACGGTATCTTGACGGCACTCGAAGCTGTCGGACTTGACCTCTGGGGCACGAAGCTCGTCGCCCTCTCAGCCTGCAACACGGGCGTCGGCGAAATCAAAAACGGCGATGGCGTCTACGGCCTGCGCCGCGCCTTTGTGCTCGCAGGGTCTGAAACGCAAGTGATGAGCTTGTGGTCAGTCTCCGATCAAGGCACGAAAGAATTGATGGTGGCGTATTACAAACGCCTGTTGCATGGTGAAGGGCGCGGCGAAGCGTTGCGCCAGGTGCAATTGCAATTGCTGAAACAGCCCAAGCGTCGTCATCCTTACTACTGGGCCAGCTTCATTCAATCTGGTGAGTGGGCGAATCTGGACGGGCGGCGTTAG
- a CDS encoding discoidin domain-containing protein — MTRNFTKHRFFILCSALALTMVLASGAVGQWVTPLNRIGVNPMRPSEFIDTVTRKAFFPEGNNYISQSLCGVACEFNLYAYDSAKAEAILAQMQHDGYNIVRIFVQFAARPNADAGPYWGVGGSSQTQSADLSPEYMANLTDFLIRANRHRIYVLPVLTYTPYTAYYSAIVNRPEPNIGGFNRFYLGSGAIEAKKQYVRKFVSAIRPELRSTIFAYELENEVVVMANEPPFSLTSGLVKTANGLTYDMANDASRQQCMDANLVYWANAVAAAIRENDAQAMVSASVFTYAAAGNQMLDGVRMRSGSPWPRFPARPKVFNVWARGLSFQDVHLYPTSSSYSIDADLKSSAVDSKTKNQPLVMGEFGASDQVYSTVYTAAGALQNHRNKAYDLWSFAGSLLWTWDAARGADNRIYPASEAGGAINGALAPLSRVTASSSIAPTYPFLAADGNAATAWNAGGFAPQWIQLDLGRNRLVSRINLTVAQNPAGQTSHVLEGRLAGATVWTNITTLTSFTQNGQQLSYALPIARTFRFLCVRTTLSPSWVAWHEISVE; from the coding sequence ATGACTCGCAATTTCACCAAGCACAGATTTTTCATTCTCTGTTCCGCCCTGGCCCTAACCATGGTGTTGGCGTCTGGGGCTGTTGGGCAGTGGGTAACTCCGTTGAATAGGATCGGCGTCAACCCCATGCGGCCCTCGGAATTCATTGACACCGTTACGCGCAAAGCCTTCTTTCCCGAGGGCAATAACTACATCTCTCAATCGCTCTGTGGCGTGGCCTGCGAGTTCAACCTCTACGCCTACGATAGCGCAAAGGCAGAAGCCATACTGGCCCAGATGCAACACGATGGTTACAACATCGTGCGCATCTTCGTTCAGTTTGCCGCGCGACCCAATGCTGACGCCGGGCCTTACTGGGGCGTTGGCGGGTCATCGCAGACACAATCCGCCGATCTGTCGCCAGAATACATGGCGAATCTCACCGATTTTCTGATTCGCGCCAACCGGCATCGCATTTACGTGCTACCGGTGCTGACCTACACGCCCTACACGGCGTATTACTCAGCCATCGTCAACCGGCCTGAACCGAACATCGGCGGCTTCAATCGCTTCTATCTTGGTTCAGGCGCCATCGAAGCGAAGAAGCAATACGTGCGCAAATTCGTCAGCGCCATCCGCCCCGAACTGCGCTCCACGATCTTTGCTTATGAGCTTGAAAATGAGGTGGTGGTGATGGCCAACGAACCGCCGTTTAGCCTGACCAGCGGATTGGTGAAAACGGCGAATGGGTTGACCTATGACATGGCGAATGACGCCTCGCGCCAGCAGTGTATGGACGCCAACCTGGTGTATTGGGCCAACGCGGTCGCCGCCGCGATTCGTGAAAACGATGCCCAAGCAATGGTTTCGGCCAGCGTCTTTACGTATGCAGCCGCAGGCAACCAAATGCTGGATGGTGTGCGGATGCGATCGGGCAGCCCTTGGCCCCGGTTTCCCGCGCGGCCAAAGGTGTTCAATGTATGGGCGCGCGGGCTTTCTTTCCAGGATGTGCATCTCTATCCAACGAGCAGTTCCTATAGCATTGATGCCGACCTGAAAAGCAGTGCGGTGGATTCCAAGACAAAAAACCAGCCGCTGGTGATGGGTGAATTTGGCGCCTCCGACCAAGTCTATTCGACGGTTTATACGGCTGCGGGTGCGTTACAGAATCACCGCAACAAAGCCTATGATTTGTGGAGCTTTGCCGGCAGTTTGCTGTGGACGTGGGACGCGGCGCGCGGCGCCGACAATCGGATTTATCCGGCGAGCGAAGCCGGTGGGGCAATTAATGGCGCGTTGGCACCGCTCTCACGGGTGACGGCATCCAGTTCAATTGCGCCAACCTATCCCTTTCTGGCGGCGGATGGGAATGCTGCAACGGCCTGGAACGCTGGCGGGTTCGCGCCGCAATGGATTCAATTGGATTTGGGGCGCAACCGTCTCGTATCGCGCATCAATCTGACAGTGGCGCAAAATCCGGCTGGGCAGACTTCGCACGTCTTGGAAGGCCGGCTGGCGGGCGCTACCGTCTGGACAAACATCACCACGCTGACCTCGTTTACGCAAAACGGTCAGCAGCTTTCCTATGCCTTGCCTATTGCGCGAACGTTTCGCTTCCTGTGCGTCCGCACGACCTTGAGCCCTTCGTGGGTCGCCTGGCATGAAATCTCGGTCGAATAA